The DNA region TTGTTGATTTTGCTTTTGTAATTTCTTTTGCAAATCTTTTTCTTGATCTCTTAATTGATTGAGCAATTGATCCATTTGCTTCTTGTTTTCTTGCTCTTTAGGAGATTGTTGTTGTTTTTTATCCTGATCGTTTTTTGGTTGGTTTTGTTTGTTCTGATCTTTATTTTGTTGATTTTGCTTTTGATTTTGTTTTTGTTCGTTTAGTGCTTTTTGCAAATTTTCTCTTGCCTCTTGATCATTGGGTGCACGACGCAACGTATTTTTGAAAGCGTCAATTGCTTCTTTCAATTTTTTAGATTTTACATCTGCCACACCATC from Rhizosphaericola mali includes:
- a CDS encoding tetratricopeptide repeat protein, with product MKYIVLFGCLLLAMSQVSFAQKGNKQIAQGNKLYQAGKYKQAAAAYENALKIVPNNQTAKYNLANALEKQKQEEKASEIYQQLAKKGNKNIQANSYYNDGVADVKSKKLKEAIDAFKNTLRRAPNDQEARENLQKALNEQKQNQKQNQQNKDQNKQNQPKNDQDKKQQQSPKEQENKKQMDQLLNQLRDQEKDLQKKLQKQNQQTKQPEKDW